A stretch of the Rosa rugosa chromosome 5, drRosRugo1.1, whole genome shotgun sequence genome encodes the following:
- the LOC133712229 gene encoding homogentisate phytyltransferase 1, chloroplastic: protein MDSVLLGSFPKASLGGNSWRRENLKKICFSGSYTAVRVSRCREWDILQRYCAVGSLHPQQRKHHNTGTKENSTSYRRHKKFLVNATAGHPLDSEPGAYNAKNVWNTLKNATDAFYRFSRPHTVIGTALSIVSVSLLAVQNLSDFSPLFFTGVLEAVVAALLMNIYIVGLNQLSDIDIDKVNKPYLPLASGEYSVGTGIMIVTSFVVMSFWLGWIVGSWPLFWALFISFVLGTAYSINVPLLRWKRSAVVAAMCILAVRAVIVQLAFFLHMQTHVYKRPAAFSRPLIFATAFMSFFSVVIALFKDIPDIDGDKIFGIRSFTVRLGQKRVFWTCIWLLQMAYGVAILVGATSTFMLSKCITVLGHAILASILWSRAKSVDLTSKAEITTFYMFIWKLFYAEYLLIPLVR, encoded by the exons ATGGATTCTGTGCTTCTTGGGTCCTTCCCAAAAGCTTCTTTAG GTGGGAACAGTTGGAGAAGGGAGAATCTCAAGAAGATTTGCTTTTCGG GTTCGTATACTGCAGTCAGAGTTTCAAGGTGCAGAGAATGGGACATCCTGCAAAGATACTGTGCTGTTGGGTCTCTGCATCCTCAACAGCGTAAGCATCATAACACAGGCACCAAGGAAAATTCTACATCCTACAGGAGGCATAAAAAGTTCCTGGTGAATGCAACTGCTGGTCACCCCCTTGATTCTGAACCCGGAGCTTATAATGCGAAAAACGTTTGGAACACTTTGAAAAATGCAACGGATGCTTTTTACCGGTTTTCAAGGCCGCACACAGTTATAGGCACA GCATTGAGCATAGTTTCGGTTTCTCTCCTTGCAGTCCAGAATCTGTCAGATTTTTCTCCCTTATTTTTCACTGGGGTGCTGGAG GCTGTAGTTGCTGCTCTTTTAATGAATATTTACATTGTCGGTTTAAATCAGTTGTCTGACATTGATATAGACAAG GTTAACAAGCCTTATCTTCCATTGGCATCAGGGGAATATTCAGTTGGGACTGGCATCATGATTGTCACTTCTTTTGTTGTTATG AGTTTTTGGCTGGGATGGATTGTTGGTTCATGGCCATTGTTTTGGGCCCTTTTCATCAGTTTTGTACTGGGAACTGCTTATTCAATCAAT GTGCCACTACTGAGATGGAAGAGGTCTGCTGTGGTTGCAGCAATGTGCATCCTAGCTGTTCGAGCAGTGATAGTTCAACTTGCTTTTTTCCTGCACATGCAG ACCCATGTGTACAAAAGACCGGCTGCGTTCTCGAGGCCACTAATCTTTGCAACAGCATTTATGAGTTTTTTCTCTGTTGTTATAGCATTATTTAAG GACATACCTGAtattgatggagataaaatatTTGGCATCCGGTCTTTTACAGTGCGTCTGGGACAAAAGCGG GTATTTTGGACATGTATATGGCTACTTCAAATGGCTTATGGTGTGGCCATTTTAGTGGGAGCAACATCCACCTTCATGTTGAGCAAATGCATCACG GTTTTGGGACATGCAATTTTGGCTTCGATACTCTGGAGCCGAGCAAAATCTGTCGATCTCACCAGCAAAGCTGAAATAACAACCTTCTACATGTTTATATGGAAG CTCTTTTATGCTGAGTATCTACTTATCCCACTTGTTCGATGA
- the LOC133711671 gene encoding ATP synthase gamma chain 1, chloroplastic-like has protein sequence MKLVAAARVRRAQDAVINGRPFSETLVEVLYDINEQLQGEDVDIPLTNVRPVKKVALVVITSDRGLCGGFNNALTKKAHTRIVELRKFGLEVVLISVGKKGNSYFMRRLEIKSPSQSDSFFSFDYRHSLLLFFLLHLHHFWVLTEKGRKKGREGKERRRRGHDMVLQSTNVSL, from the coding sequence ATGAAGCTTGTAGCGGCTGCCAGGGTACGAAGAGCTCAAGACGCAGTCATCAATGGACGGCCCTTCTCTGAGACCCTTGTGGAGGTTTTATACGACATCAATGAGCAGCTTCAAGGTGAAGACGTTGATATCCCTTTGACTAATGTTAGACCTGTCAAGAAAGTAGCCCTTGTGGTCATTACCAGTGATAGAGGTCTGTGTGGTGGTTTCAACAATGCATTGACTAAGAAAGCGCATACCCGAATTGTGGAGTTGAGGAAATTTGGATTGGAGGTGGTTCTAATCAGCGTTGGGAAGAAGGGAAACTCGTATTTTATGCGTAGGCTGGAGATTAAATCCCCTTCTCAATCCGATAGCTTCTTTTCCTTTGATTATCGTCATTCcctccttctcttcttcctgCTTCATCTCCACCATTTCTGGGTTCTTACAGAGAAGGGAAGAAAAAAGGGAAGggaaggaaaggaaagaagaagaagaggacacGATATGGTGCTTCAGTCCACCAATGTGAGTTTGTAA